In Chlorogloeopsis sp. ULAP01, the following proteins share a genomic window:
- the hrmK gene encoding hybrid histidine kinase/response regulator HrmK, which yields MQQYSSLPEQNSEVDATTKLLTKIQQLQAELWVERSLSKLQNSLNNCLVSFFTKNQQTATTEAEIFTTVVDDLKNALAQGRVAIALVEPQKSVCKVSYIDYASWRCSSSPSFLEIRGKKFGLELEEEIEFEDLEFLEKQEPPSAWQLVNIDESIIGWLIVTTTSIPFDSKPLENCFVELTSELMARAAKQCVATIAQLRQIQSLQQHCHRLERINQELERTNQLKNQFLANTSHEIRTPLSSIIGFTHLLLAKGYEPNNERHQEYLHIIQSSGKHLLALINDILDLSKIEANQLEIQCEAVDLPTLCRNTLTLVKEKAANKGLKLVLELDPNVTTFVVDSLRLKQMLLNLLFNALKFTDKGTVGLQVKVNGSFIHFTVWDTGTGISQEHQAELFQPYFQIASALVSREEGTGLGLAVTQKLAELHGGWVEVESQLEHGSRFTIVLPLRQQEAQEEGENAIVGAVPWEHPREGEATEVALQAPTPQLYGELPPEHSHTMTLSSSAEILLVENDPPNAKLMQNYLESLKYQVICVKNAAQMWEILNRIKPAVILLDVHLPDKNGLLIVKQLRTDQNFQAIPVIAQTAMAMKGDRETCLAAGFNDYISKPIDLPLLATLVSKYVQPPKLGRDGKTNIH from the coding sequence ATGCAGCAGTATTCAAGCTTACCAGAACAGAACTCCGAAGTGGATGCAACAACAAAACTGTTGACAAAAATTCAGCAACTTCAGGCTGAGTTGTGGGTGGAGCGCAGCTTGAGTAAGTTGCAAAATAGCCTTAATAATTGCCTTGTTTCTTTTTTTACTAAAAATCAACAGACAGCGACGACAGAAGCAGAAATATTTACAACTGTGGTGGACGATCTGAAAAATGCCTTGGCTCAAGGTAGAGTGGCGATCGCACTTGTAGAACCACAAAAAAGTGTTTGTAAAGTTTCTTATATTGATTATGCTTCATGGCGATGCTCATCATCTCCATCGTTTCTGGAGATCAGAGGAAAAAAGTTTGGTTTGGAATTAGAAGAAGAAATAGAATTTGAAGATTTAGAATTTCTTGAAAAACAGGAACCTCCGAGTGCTTGGCAGCTAGTCAATATTGATGAGAGCATTATTGGTTGGTTAATTGTCACCACCACATCCATTCCCTTTGATAGCAAACCACTCGAAAATTGCTTTGTTGAACTGACATCAGAATTAATGGCACGTGCTGCTAAACAATGTGTGGCAACAATAGCGCAATTAAGGCAAATACAATCTTTACAGCAGCATTGTCACCGATTAGAACGCATTAATCAGGAACTAGAGCGCACTAATCAACTTAAAAATCAGTTCTTGGCTAACACCAGTCATGAAATCCGCACACCCCTAAGTTCGATTATCGGTTTTACTCACCTGCTTTTAGCAAAAGGCTATGAACCTAATAACGAACGTCACCAAGAGTATTTACATATTATTCAGTCTAGTGGCAAGCATTTGTTAGCTTTAATTAACGATATATTAGATCTCTCTAAAATTGAAGCAAATCAACTAGAAATACAGTGTGAAGCAGTAGATTTGCCAACCTTGTGTCGTAATACTTTGACACTTGTAAAAGAAAAAGCAGCAAATAAAGGCTTAAAACTAGTACTTGAGCTAGATCCGAATGTCACTACCTTTGTAGTTGACTCTTTGCGACTTAAGCAAATGCTGTTGAATTTGCTTTTTAATGCCCTTAAATTTACAGATAAGGGAACCGTTGGTTTACAAGTCAAAGTTAACGGTTCATTTATACATTTTACAGTTTGGGACACTGGCACTGGCATTTCTCAAGAACACCAAGCCGAACTTTTTCAACCCTATTTCCAAATAGCTAGCGCTCTAGTTAGCCGTGAAGAAGGCACAGGTTTAGGATTGGCAGTCACACAAAAGCTTGCTGAACTTCATGGAGGTTGGGTTGAAGTAGAATCACAACTGGAGCATGGCTCGCGTTTTACAATCGTACTTCCTTTGAGACAACAAGAGGCACAAGAGGAGGGAGAGAATGCAATAGTAGGGGCTGTACCTTGGGAGCACCCAAGAGAAGGGGAGGCAACAGAAGTTGCCCTTCAAGCACCTACACCTCAACTATATGGAGAACTGCCTCCTGAGCATTCACACACCATGACTCTAAGTTCTTCTGCTGAAATTTTGCTAGTAGAAAACGATCCACCAAATGCCAAGTTAATGCAAAATTATCTTGAGTCATTGAAATATCAAGTTATTTGTGTTAAAAATGCTGCCCAAATGTGGGAAATATTAAATCGGATCAAGCCAGCAGTAATTTTGTTAGATGTCCATCTACCTGATAAAAATGGTCTATTAATAGTAAAGCAGCTGCGAACAGATCAGAATTTTCAGGCTATTCCAGTCATCGCTCAAACAGCAATGGCAATGAAAGGCGATCGCGAAACTTGCCTAGCCGCCGGATTCAATGACTATATTTCTAAACCTATTGATTTACCACTCTTAGCAACTTTGGTATCAAAATATGTTCAACCACCTAAGTTGGGAAGAGATGGAAAGACAAATATTCATTAA
- a CDS encoding branched-chain amino acid ABC transporter permease has protein sequence MDAQFAQLIVNGIAVGSIIALGAVGLTLTYGILRLSNFAHGDFLTLGAYLTLLANSLGINIWLSMVLAAAGTVAAMLLSEKLLWSRMRSIRATSTTLIIISIGLALFLRNGIIFLWGGSNRNYDLPVPQALNILGLNIQQNQMLVLALAVVAILALHYLLQNTKIGKAMRAVADDLDLARVSGINVDQIILWTWVIAGSLTSLGGSMYGLLTAVRPNMGWFLILPLFTSVILGGIGNPYGAIAAAFIIGIVQEVSTPWLGSQYKQGVALLIMIIVLLIRPKGLFRGTI, from the coding sequence ATGGACGCACAATTTGCTCAACTAATCGTCAATGGCATTGCAGTCGGGAGCATTATTGCTCTGGGTGCAGTAGGCTTAACACTGACTTATGGAATTTTACGATTGTCTAACTTTGCCCACGGCGATTTTCTCACTTTAGGAGCTTATCTGACACTACTGGCAAATTCCTTAGGAATAAATATTTGGCTATCAATGGTACTGGCAGCCGCAGGAACAGTAGCGGCAATGTTATTGTCAGAAAAACTGCTGTGGTCGAGGATGCGTTCTATCCGTGCTACTTCCACTACCTTGATTATCATCTCTATCGGTTTAGCATTATTCCTTCGCAATGGCATTATCTTTTTGTGGGGTGGTAGTAACAGAAATTATGATTTGCCCGTACCTCAAGCTTTAAATATTTTGGGTTTAAACATCCAGCAAAATCAAATGCTGGTTTTAGCTTTAGCTGTCGTGGCAATTTTAGCGCTGCACTACCTGCTGCAAAATACCAAAATTGGTAAAGCGATGCGAGCTGTTGCTGACGATTTAGACTTAGCCAGAGTTTCTGGTATTAATGTTGACCAAATAATTCTTTGGACGTGGGTGATTGCTGGTAGTCTTACCTCCCTTGGTGGTAGTATGTATGGCTTGCTTACAGCTGTGAGACCAAATATGGGTTGGTTCTTAATATTACCATTATTTACCTCGGTAATTTTAGGTGGAATTGGCAATCCTTATGGAGCGATCGCCGCAGCTTTCATCATTGGCATTGTTCAGGAAGTCAGTACACCTTGGCTAGGTTCTCAGTATAAACAAGGTGTAGCACTGTTAATTATGATTATAGTGCTACTCATTCGTCCCAAGGGTTTGTTCCGAGGCACGATTTGA
- a CDS encoding photosystem I protein PsaX codes for MATADKPVAQSTTAKPPYPFRTGWALFLLAVNFLVAAYYFHIIE; via the coding sequence ATGGCAACAGCAGATAAACCCGTAGCTCAATCAACAACAGCTAAACCTCCCTATCCATTTCGTACAGGCTGGGCGCTGTTCCTTTTAGCTGTAAACTTCCTTGTGGCTGCCTATTATTTCCATATTATTGAATAA
- the lipA gene encoding lipoyl synthase encodes MSSLRANQLKSEITAMPTWLRRPIGKASELSNVQRIIKQRQIHTICEEGRCPNRGECYAQKTATFLLMGPTCTRSCAFCQVDKGHAPMPLDPEEPQKVAEAVQLLGLRYVVLTSVARDDLPDQGAGWFVKTMEAIRQINPETQIEVLTPDFYGEYQRIATIAKAKPACYNHNIETVRRLTGKVRRGAKYDRSLQVLQIVKEIDPTIPTKSGLMLGHGETVEEVIATLADLRQVDCDRLTIGQYMRPSLEHLSVQKYWTPAEFDELGAIAIQMGFSHVRSAPLVRSSYHAGEEE; translated from the coding sequence ATGTCCTCTTTGCGAGCAAACCAACTCAAGTCTGAAATTACGGCTATGCCGACATGGTTACGTCGCCCGATTGGCAAAGCTAGCGAACTCTCAAACGTACAACGTATTATCAAGCAACGTCAAATTCACACTATTTGCGAAGAAGGGCGTTGTCCAAACCGGGGAGAGTGCTATGCTCAAAAAACCGCGACTTTTTTATTGATGGGGCCGACTTGCACTAGATCTTGCGCTTTTTGTCAAGTTGATAAAGGTCATGCACCCATGCCTTTAGATCCCGAAGAACCTCAAAAGGTAGCGGAAGCAGTGCAGCTTTTAGGATTGCGTTATGTGGTGCTGACTTCTGTAGCCCGTGATGATTTACCGGATCAGGGCGCTGGTTGGTTCGTGAAGACGATGGAGGCAATCCGCCAGATTAACCCAGAAACTCAAATTGAGGTGTTAACTCCCGATTTCTACGGTGAATACCAGCGTATAGCCACGATCGCCAAAGCAAAGCCAGCTTGTTACAACCACAATATCGAGACAGTACGACGGTTAACAGGCAAAGTCCGACGCGGAGCAAAATACGATCGCTCACTGCAAGTATTACAAATTGTTAAAGAAATTGATCCAACTATTCCTACCAAATCCGGTTTAATGCTGGGACATGGAGAAACAGTTGAAGAAGTAATAGCAACACTGGCAGATTTACGTCAGGTAGATTGCGATCGCCTGACTATTGGTCAGTATATGCGTCCTTCTTTAGAGCATTTATCAGTACAAAAATACTGGACACCAGCAGAATTTGACGAATTGGGTGCGATCGCAATCCAAATGGGATTTAGCCATGTTCGTTCCGCACCCCTTGTTCGTAGTTCTTATCATGCGGGGGAAGAGGAGTAG
- a CDS encoding response regulator has translation MTINKILVIDDTTVVRVKVREMLPPGNFEVLEAKDGVEGLNFIRQEKFSLIMLDFLLPKMSGWEVFQQIQSQPELKKVPLVIMSGRKEEVTEKLPEPFEGFEFLGKPFDQKQLLGAIKAAMTKAKQPRPEPTPVATPTNNNGATATEAIATTSSANEIQALNEKIAAMQVEIDGLKKQLAQVVTFIKQKIK, from the coding sequence GTGACAATTAACAAAATCTTAGTTATCGATGACACTACAGTAGTCAGGGTAAAAGTACGTGAGATGTTGCCTCCCGGCAATTTTGAGGTATTGGAAGCAAAAGATGGTGTAGAAGGACTAAATTTTATCCGTCAAGAAAAATTTAGCTTAATTATGCTGGATTTCTTGTTACCAAAAATGAGTGGCTGGGAAGTCTTTCAGCAGATTCAGTCTCAACCAGAGCTAAAGAAAGTTCCTTTAGTAATTATGTCTGGTCGTAAAGAAGAGGTAACAGAAAAGCTTCCAGAACCCTTTGAAGGTTTTGAATTTCTTGGCAAGCCTTTTGATCAAAAGCAACTACTTGGCGCGATTAAAGCAGCCATGACAAAGGCTAAACAGCCACGCCCAGAACCAACTCCAGTTGCCACACCTACAAATAATAATGGTGCTACAGCAACAGAGGCGATCGCAACGACTTCCTCTGCTAATGAAATTCAAGCACTTAATGAAAAAATTGCAGCTATGCAGGTAGAAATTGATGGCTTGAAGAAACAACTAGCTCAGGTGGTGACCTT